In the Drosophila gunungcola strain Sukarami unplaced genomic scaffold, Dgunungcola_SK_2 000001F, whole genome shotgun sequence genome, one interval contains:
- the LOC128263530 gene encoding polycomb protein Sfmbt isoform X1: MNPAELRMMWMSSQYNSERITLEDAANLLGHSTVGLSVMEDLSAHQPTLEMNPMMSLMGGDFTGQAAAAAAALGVQPGTLIATNSNNLYGFAHMGGLQQQLLQQSAAAAVFQNYAEVMDADVDTGMVGMAAHDGALMGVGVGEAVVDEDEQVYGQLDDGYDDGGSGLEPKQEIINIDDFVMMNEDNNSYDGTDFMTSSDKDISQSSSSCMTQLPGGLGVSGVEHDLLVPLADGLLHHKLLGTTLAPAMATLNGNAFGNIMVNTEAPCASSSKQVQRTYSMAKGANATATTASCSASTSSSLRSQRKTRKIEPVNRPGLVLKTPIAYKGNIDPSVIPIQKDGMAVCKRCGAIGVKHTFYTKSRRFCSMACARGELYSLVLNSKMEGGQASTSAPVPGASSDAAETVLSGEQLQSQSDIELDLQAAHIKNANYRFRITDQSKITQLNSFGEPMSLGGDAAANNVQMAADETIAALNGGAVGDAAAPGGAEEGAATPNSYLSAAPTPKALRLFKDVYPQDDLPQIPKYERLPAPCPQMEKIISIRRRMHDPTHSYDWLPRLSKENFNAAPVTCFPHAPGCEVWDNLGVGMKVEVENTDCDSIEVIQPGQTPTSFWVATILEIKGYKALMSYEGFDTDSHDFWVNLCNAEVHSVGWCATRGKPLIPPRTIEHKYKDWKDFLVGRLSGARTLPSNFYNKINDSLQSRFRLGLNLECVDKDRISQVRLATVTKIVGKRLFLRYFDSDDGFWCHEDSPIIHPVGWATTVGHNLAAPQDYLERMLAGREAMIEVHEDDATIELFKMNFTFDEYYSDGKTNSFVEGMKLEAVDPLNLSSICPATVMAVLKFGYMMIRIDSYQPDASGSDWFCYHEKSPCIFPAGFCSSNSISVTPPNGYDSHTFTWEGYLRDTGAVAASQHLFHRVVPDHGFVMGMSLECADLMDPRLVCVATVARVVGRLLKVHFDGWTDEYDQWLDCESADIYPVGWCVLVNHKLEGPPRVAQQQAPKPAPKAKIQRKRKPKKGAVGGKTPNDNTQSVKSRTIALKTTPHLPKLSIKLELKPEHHNAAFYENNQPEEDGEEEDPDADGDGDGDGSTSHISEQSTTQSSSDQIAGSGCGSGSASLVTLATGSNKMVKKSSTTKSPAPPTVGRKATSYIANSSATNNKYIPRLADIDSSEAHLELAPDSWNVYDVSQFLRVNDCTAHCDTFSRNKIDGKRLLQLTKDDIMPLLGMKVGPALKISDLIAQLKCKVNPGRSRSHKTNKSPFL, encoded by the exons ATGAATCCTGCCGAGCTGCGCATGATGTGGATGAGTAGTCAGTACAACTCGGAGCGAATTACACTAGAGGATGCGGCCAATCTTTTGGGTCATTCCACTGTTGGACTCTCTGTCATGGAGGACCTCTCCGCCCATCAGCCCACTTTG gaaatgaaTCCGATGATGAGCCTGATGGGGGGGGATTTCACTGGCcaggcggcggcggccgcTGCGGCGCTGGGTGTTCAGCCGGGCACCCTGATTGCCACCAACTCGAACAACCTGTACGGATTCGCCCACATGGGCGgtctgcagcagcaactgctTCAGCagtcggcggcggcggcggtctTCCAGAACTATGCCGAGGTTATGGATGCCGATGTGGATACCGGTATGGTGGGCATGGCCGCGCACGACGGAGCTCTGATGGGCGTGGGTGTTGGCGAGGCGGTTGTCGACGAAGACGAGCAGGTGTACGGCCAATTGGACGATGGCTACGACGATGGCGGATCGGGGCTGGAGCCCAAGCAGGAGATCATCAACATCGATGACTTTGTGATGATGAACGAGGACAATAATTCGTACGATGGCACCGATTTTATGACCTCCTCGGACAAGGACATTTCGcagtcctcctcctcctgcatGACACAGTTGCCCGGAGGCTTGGGTGTCTCAGGAGTCGAGCATGATCTGCTGGTCCCACTGGCCGACGGCCTGCTACACCACAAACTGCTGGGCACGACATTGGCCCCTGCGATGGCCACGCTCAACGGAAATGCTTTTGGCAACATTATGGTTAACACTGAAGCACCCTGTGCGAGCTCCAGCAAGCAAGTGCAGCGCACATACAGCATGGCCAAGGGTGCCAACGCCACCGCAACTACCGCCAGCTGCAGCGCCTCCACTTCCTCCTCATTGCGTTCCCAGCGCAAGACGCGCAAGATCGAACCCGTGAACAGGCCGGGACTGGTGCTTAAAACACCAATCGCTTACAAGGGCAACATTGACCCATCGGTGATTCCCATACAGAAAGACGGCATGG CTGTCTGTAAACGTTGTGGAGCCATTGGAGTGAAGCACACCTTCTACACAAAATCGAGGCGCTTTTGCAGCATGGCCTGTGCCCGCGGGGAACTCTATTCGTTGGTACTCAATAGCAAGATGGAGGGAGGCCAGGCAAGCACCAGTGCCCCAGTTCCAGGTGCGAGTTCGGATGCCGCCGAAACGGTCTTGTCTGGCGAACAACTGCAGTCCCAGTCGGACATTGAGCTTGATCTGCAGGCGGCACACATTAAGAATGCCAATTACCGCTTCCGTATCACGGATCAATCAAAGATTACCCAGTTGAACAGCTTTGGCGAACCAATGTCCTTAGGTGGTGATGCAGCTGCCAATAATGTACAAATGGCAGCGGACGAAACGATTGCCGCGTTGAATGGCGGCGCAGTTGGcgatgctgctgctcctggagGCGCCGAGGAGGGAGCGGCCACTCCCAACTCCTATCTGAGTGCAGCACCGACGCCCAAGGCGCTGCGCCTCTTTAAGGATGTCTACCCACAGGATGACCTACCGCAGATACCCAAGTACGAGCGTCTTCCAGCACCATGTCCGCAAATGGAGAAGATCATTAGCATACGGCGGCGGATGCATGATCCTACACACTCCTACGATTGGTTGCCCCGCCTCAGCAAGGAGAACTTCAATGCGGCGCCAGTGACCTGTTTCCCCCATGCGCCTGGATGCGAGGTATGGGACAATCTGGGCGTGGGCATGAAGGTGGAGGTGGAGAACACCGACTGCGATAGCATCGAGGTTATTCAGCCGGGACAGACGCCTACCTCGTTCTGGGTGGCCACCATCCTGGAGATCAAGGGCTACAAGGCCTTGATGAGTTACGAGGGATTCGATACGGACTCGCACGACTTTTGGGTGAATCTCTGCAACGCCGAGGTGCATTCGGTGGGCTGGTGTGCCACCCGAGGCAAGCCCCTCATCCCGCCCCGCACCATCGAGCATAAGTACAAGGACTGGAAGGACTTCCTGGTCGGCCGCCTATCCGGAGCCCGCACTCTTCCCTCCAATTTCTACAACAAAATCAACGACAGCCTGCAGTCGCGCTTTCGCCTTGGCCTGAATCTCGAGTGCGTTGACAAGGATCGCATTTCGCAGGTGCGTCTGGCCACCGTCACCAAGATCGTGGGCAAGCGCCTCTTCCTGCGCTACTTCGACTCCGACGACGGCTTCTGGTGCCACGAGGATTCGCCCATCATCCACCCAGTGGGCTGGGCAACCACAGTGGGTCATAATCTGGCCGCCCCTCAGGACTATTTGGAGCGCATGTTGG cTGGCCGCGAAGCCATGATCGAGGTTCATGAGGACGACGCCACCATTGAGCTGTTCAAGATGAACTTCACCTTTGACGAATACTATAGTGACGGCAAGACCAACAGCTTTGTGGAGGGCATGAAGCTGGAGGCGGTGGACCCACTCAATCTCTCTTCTATTTGCCCGGCCACCGTAATGGCAGTTCTCAAATTTGGATACATGATGATACGCATTGATTCCTATCAGCCGGATGCCTCAGGGTCGGATTG GTTCTGCTACCATGAAAAGAGTCCGTGCATCTTTCCGGCTGGATTCTGCTCTTCCAACAGCATTTCGGTGACGCCTCCGAATGGCTACGACTCGCATACGTTTACCTGGGAGGGTTACCTACGTGACACAGGAGCAGTGGCCGCAAGCCAGCATCTTTTCCACCGAGTAGTGCCCGACCACGGATTTGTGATGGGCATGAGTCTAGAGTGTGCAGATCTAATGGATCCCCGGCTCGTCTGTGTGGCCACGGTGGCGCGAGTTGTGGGTCGCCTGCTTAAGGTGCACTTTGACGGATGGACGGACGAGTACGACCAGTGGTTGGACTGCGAATCGGCCGATATATATCCAGTTGGCTGGTGTGTATTGGTCAACCATAAGCTGGAGGGACCGCCGAGGGTGGCACAGCAGCAAGCTCCAAAACCTGCCCCAAAGGCCAAGATACAGCGGAAGCGGAAGCCCAAGAAAGGAGCAGTCGGGGGCAAGACGCCAAACGATAACACACAGTCTG TCAAATCACGTACAATTGCGCTAAAGACCACGCCGCACTTGCCCAAACTGAGCATTAAACTCGAACTGAAGCCGGAGCATCACAATGCTGCCTTTTACGAGAACAATCAGCCAGAGGAAGACGGCGAGGAGGAGGATCCCGATGCAGATGGCGATGGAGATGGCGACGGGAGCACCAGCCACATATCCGAGCAGTCGACCACACAGTCCTCCAGTGATCAGATCGCAGGATCTGGCTGTGGAAGTGGTTCCGCTTCGCTGGTAACTCTCGCCACGGGCAGCAACAAAATGGTAAAGAAATCTTCCACTACTAAATCTCCTGCGCCACCAACTGTGGGCCGCAAAGCCACTAGCTACATTGCG AACTCCTCTGCGAcgaataataaatacattccGCGTCTGGCTGACATCGATTCGAGTGAGGCGCACTTGGAGTTGGCACCGGATTCATGGAACGTATATGACGTGTCCCAGTTCTTGCGCGTGAACGATTGCACAGCTCACTGCGACACTTTTAGCCGAAACAAGATCGATGGGAAGCGACTGCTGCAGCTGACCAAGGACGACATAATGCCACTCTTAGGCATGAAGGTGGGACCTGCACTAAAAATCTCCGACCTTATTGCCCAGCTTAAGTGCAAAGTTAATCCGGGAAGGTCCAGATCACACAAGACCAACAAATCGCCGTTTTTATAG
- the LOC128263530 gene encoding polycomb protein Sfmbt isoform X2: MNPAELRMMWMSSQYNSERITLEDAANLLGHSTVGLSVMEDLSAHQPTLEMNPMMSLMGGDFTGQAAAAAAALGVQPGTLIATNSNNLYGFAHMGGLQQQLLQQSAAAAVFQNYAEVMDADVDTGMVGMAAHDGALMGVGVGEAVVDEDEQVYGQLDDGYDDGGSGLEPKQEIINIDDFVMMNEDNNSYDGTDFMTSSDKDISQSSSSCMTQLPGGLGVSGVEHDLLVPLADGLLHHKLLGTTLAPAMATLNGNAFGNIMVNTEAPCASSSKQVQRTYSMAKGANATATTASCSASTSSSLRSQRKTRKIEPVNRPGLVLKTPIAYKGNIDPSVIPIQKDGMAVCKRCGAIGVKHTFYTKSRRFCSMACARGELYSLVLNSKMEGGQASTSAPVPGASSDAAETVLSGEQLQSQSDIELDLQAAHIKNANYRFRITDQSKITQLNSFGEPMSLGGDAAANNVQMAADETIAALNGGAVGDAAAPGGAEEGAATPNSYLSAAPTPKALRLFKDVYPQDDLPQIPKYERLPAPCPQMEKIISIRRRMHDPTHSYDWLPRLSKENFNAAPVTCFPHAPGCEVWDNLGVGMKVEVENTDCDSIEVIQPGQTPTSFWVATILEIKGYKALMSYEGFDTDSHDFWVNLCNAEVHSVGWCATRGKPLIPPRTIEHKYKDWKDFLVGRLSGARTLPSNFYNKINDSLQSRFRLGLNLECVDKDRISQVRLATVTKIVGKRLFLRYFDSDDGFWCHEDSPIIHPVGWATTVGHNLAAPQDYLERMLAGREAMIEVHEDDATIELFKMNFTFDEYYSDGKTNSFVEGMKLEAVDPLNLSSICPATVMAVLKFGYMMIRIDSYQPDASGSDWFCYHEKSPCIFPAGFCSSNSISVTPPNGYDSHTFTWEGYLRDTGAVAASQHLFHRVVPDHGFVMGMSLECADLMDPRLVCVATVARVVGRLLKVHFDGWTDEYDQWLDCESADIYPVGWCVLVNHKLEGPPRVAQQQAPKPAPKAKIQRKRKPKKGAVGGKTPNDNTQSVKSRTIALKTTPHLPKLSIKLELKPEHHNAAFYENNQPEEDGEEEDPDADGDGDGDGSTSHISEQSTTQSSSDQIAGSGCGSGSASLVTLATGSNKMNSSATNNKYIPRLADIDSSEAHLELAPDSWNVYDVSQFLRVNDCTAHCDTFSRNKIDGKRLLQLTKDDIMPLLGMKVGPALKISDLIAQLKCKVNPGRSRSHKTNKSPFL; this comes from the exons ATGAATCCTGCCGAGCTGCGCATGATGTGGATGAGTAGTCAGTACAACTCGGAGCGAATTACACTAGAGGATGCGGCCAATCTTTTGGGTCATTCCACTGTTGGACTCTCTGTCATGGAGGACCTCTCCGCCCATCAGCCCACTTTG gaaatgaaTCCGATGATGAGCCTGATGGGGGGGGATTTCACTGGCcaggcggcggcggccgcTGCGGCGCTGGGTGTTCAGCCGGGCACCCTGATTGCCACCAACTCGAACAACCTGTACGGATTCGCCCACATGGGCGgtctgcagcagcaactgctTCAGCagtcggcggcggcggcggtctTCCAGAACTATGCCGAGGTTATGGATGCCGATGTGGATACCGGTATGGTGGGCATGGCCGCGCACGACGGAGCTCTGATGGGCGTGGGTGTTGGCGAGGCGGTTGTCGACGAAGACGAGCAGGTGTACGGCCAATTGGACGATGGCTACGACGATGGCGGATCGGGGCTGGAGCCCAAGCAGGAGATCATCAACATCGATGACTTTGTGATGATGAACGAGGACAATAATTCGTACGATGGCACCGATTTTATGACCTCCTCGGACAAGGACATTTCGcagtcctcctcctcctgcatGACACAGTTGCCCGGAGGCTTGGGTGTCTCAGGAGTCGAGCATGATCTGCTGGTCCCACTGGCCGACGGCCTGCTACACCACAAACTGCTGGGCACGACATTGGCCCCTGCGATGGCCACGCTCAACGGAAATGCTTTTGGCAACATTATGGTTAACACTGAAGCACCCTGTGCGAGCTCCAGCAAGCAAGTGCAGCGCACATACAGCATGGCCAAGGGTGCCAACGCCACCGCAACTACCGCCAGCTGCAGCGCCTCCACTTCCTCCTCATTGCGTTCCCAGCGCAAGACGCGCAAGATCGAACCCGTGAACAGGCCGGGACTGGTGCTTAAAACACCAATCGCTTACAAGGGCAACATTGACCCATCGGTGATTCCCATACAGAAAGACGGCATGG CTGTCTGTAAACGTTGTGGAGCCATTGGAGTGAAGCACACCTTCTACACAAAATCGAGGCGCTTTTGCAGCATGGCCTGTGCCCGCGGGGAACTCTATTCGTTGGTACTCAATAGCAAGATGGAGGGAGGCCAGGCAAGCACCAGTGCCCCAGTTCCAGGTGCGAGTTCGGATGCCGCCGAAACGGTCTTGTCTGGCGAACAACTGCAGTCCCAGTCGGACATTGAGCTTGATCTGCAGGCGGCACACATTAAGAATGCCAATTACCGCTTCCGTATCACGGATCAATCAAAGATTACCCAGTTGAACAGCTTTGGCGAACCAATGTCCTTAGGTGGTGATGCAGCTGCCAATAATGTACAAATGGCAGCGGACGAAACGATTGCCGCGTTGAATGGCGGCGCAGTTGGcgatgctgctgctcctggagGCGCCGAGGAGGGAGCGGCCACTCCCAACTCCTATCTGAGTGCAGCACCGACGCCCAAGGCGCTGCGCCTCTTTAAGGATGTCTACCCACAGGATGACCTACCGCAGATACCCAAGTACGAGCGTCTTCCAGCACCATGTCCGCAAATGGAGAAGATCATTAGCATACGGCGGCGGATGCATGATCCTACACACTCCTACGATTGGTTGCCCCGCCTCAGCAAGGAGAACTTCAATGCGGCGCCAGTGACCTGTTTCCCCCATGCGCCTGGATGCGAGGTATGGGACAATCTGGGCGTGGGCATGAAGGTGGAGGTGGAGAACACCGACTGCGATAGCATCGAGGTTATTCAGCCGGGACAGACGCCTACCTCGTTCTGGGTGGCCACCATCCTGGAGATCAAGGGCTACAAGGCCTTGATGAGTTACGAGGGATTCGATACGGACTCGCACGACTTTTGGGTGAATCTCTGCAACGCCGAGGTGCATTCGGTGGGCTGGTGTGCCACCCGAGGCAAGCCCCTCATCCCGCCCCGCACCATCGAGCATAAGTACAAGGACTGGAAGGACTTCCTGGTCGGCCGCCTATCCGGAGCCCGCACTCTTCCCTCCAATTTCTACAACAAAATCAACGACAGCCTGCAGTCGCGCTTTCGCCTTGGCCTGAATCTCGAGTGCGTTGACAAGGATCGCATTTCGCAGGTGCGTCTGGCCACCGTCACCAAGATCGTGGGCAAGCGCCTCTTCCTGCGCTACTTCGACTCCGACGACGGCTTCTGGTGCCACGAGGATTCGCCCATCATCCACCCAGTGGGCTGGGCAACCACAGTGGGTCATAATCTGGCCGCCCCTCAGGACTATTTGGAGCGCATGTTGG cTGGCCGCGAAGCCATGATCGAGGTTCATGAGGACGACGCCACCATTGAGCTGTTCAAGATGAACTTCACCTTTGACGAATACTATAGTGACGGCAAGACCAACAGCTTTGTGGAGGGCATGAAGCTGGAGGCGGTGGACCCACTCAATCTCTCTTCTATTTGCCCGGCCACCGTAATGGCAGTTCTCAAATTTGGATACATGATGATACGCATTGATTCCTATCAGCCGGATGCCTCAGGGTCGGATTG GTTCTGCTACCATGAAAAGAGTCCGTGCATCTTTCCGGCTGGATTCTGCTCTTCCAACAGCATTTCGGTGACGCCTCCGAATGGCTACGACTCGCATACGTTTACCTGGGAGGGTTACCTACGTGACACAGGAGCAGTGGCCGCAAGCCAGCATCTTTTCCACCGAGTAGTGCCCGACCACGGATTTGTGATGGGCATGAGTCTAGAGTGTGCAGATCTAATGGATCCCCGGCTCGTCTGTGTGGCCACGGTGGCGCGAGTTGTGGGTCGCCTGCTTAAGGTGCACTTTGACGGATGGACGGACGAGTACGACCAGTGGTTGGACTGCGAATCGGCCGATATATATCCAGTTGGCTGGTGTGTATTGGTCAACCATAAGCTGGAGGGACCGCCGAGGGTGGCACAGCAGCAAGCTCCAAAACCTGCCCCAAAGGCCAAGATACAGCGGAAGCGGAAGCCCAAGAAAGGAGCAGTCGGGGGCAAGACGCCAAACGATAACACACAGTCTG TCAAATCACGTACAATTGCGCTAAAGACCACGCCGCACTTGCCCAAACTGAGCATTAAACTCGAACTGAAGCCGGAGCATCACAATGCTGCCTTTTACGAGAACAATCAGCCAGAGGAAGACGGCGAGGAGGAGGATCCCGATGCAGATGGCGATGGAGATGGCGACGGGAGCACCAGCCACATATCCGAGCAGTCGACCACACAGTCCTCCAGTGATCAGATCGCAGGATCTGGCTGTGGAAGTGGTTCCGCTTCGCTGGTAACTCTCGCCACGGGCAGCAACAAAATG AACTCCTCTGCGAcgaataataaatacattccGCGTCTGGCTGACATCGATTCGAGTGAGGCGCACTTGGAGTTGGCACCGGATTCATGGAACGTATATGACGTGTCCCAGTTCTTGCGCGTGAACGATTGCACAGCTCACTGCGACACTTTTAGCCGAAACAAGATCGATGGGAAGCGACTGCTGCAGCTGACCAAGGACGACATAATGCCACTCTTAGGCATGAAGGTGGGACCTGCACTAAAAATCTCCGACCTTATTGCCCAGCTTAAGTGCAAAGTTAATCCGGGAAGGTCCAGATCACACAAGACCAACAAATCGCCGTTTTTATAG
- the LOC128263530 gene encoding polycomb protein Sfmbt isoform X3, which translates to MACARGELYSLVLNSKMEGGQASTSAPVPGASSDAAETVLSGEQLQSQSDIELDLQAAHIKNANYRFRITDQSKITQLNSFGEPMSLGGDAAANNVQMAADETIAALNGGAVGDAAAPGGAEEGAATPNSYLSAAPTPKALRLFKDVYPQDDLPQIPKYERLPAPCPQMEKIISIRRRMHDPTHSYDWLPRLSKENFNAAPVTCFPHAPGCEVWDNLGVGMKVEVENTDCDSIEVIQPGQTPTSFWVATILEIKGYKALMSYEGFDTDSHDFWVNLCNAEVHSVGWCATRGKPLIPPRTIEHKYKDWKDFLVGRLSGARTLPSNFYNKINDSLQSRFRLGLNLECVDKDRISQVRLATVTKIVGKRLFLRYFDSDDGFWCHEDSPIIHPVGWATTVGHNLAAPQDYLERMLAGREAMIEVHEDDATIELFKMNFTFDEYYSDGKTNSFVEGMKLEAVDPLNLSSICPATVMAVLKFGYMMIRIDSYQPDASGSDWFCYHEKSPCIFPAGFCSSNSISVTPPNGYDSHTFTWEGYLRDTGAVAASQHLFHRVVPDHGFVMGMSLECADLMDPRLVCVATVARVVGRLLKVHFDGWTDEYDQWLDCESADIYPVGWCVLVNHKLEGPPRVAQQQAPKPAPKAKIQRKRKPKKGAVGGKTPNDNTQSVKSRTIALKTTPHLPKLSIKLELKPEHHNAAFYENNQPEEDGEEEDPDADGDGDGDGSTSHISEQSTTQSSSDQIAGSGCGSGSASLVTLATGSNKMVKKSSTTKSPAPPTVGRKATSYIANSSATNNKYIPRLADIDSSEAHLELAPDSWNVYDVSQFLRVNDCTAHCDTFSRNKIDGKRLLQLTKDDIMPLLGMKVGPALKISDLIAQLKCKVNPGRSRSHKTNKSPFL; encoded by the exons ATGGCCTGTGCCCGCGGGGAACTCTATTCGTTGGTACTCAATAGCAAGATGGAGGGAGGCCAGGCAAGCACCAGTGCCCCAGTTCCAGGTGCGAGTTCGGATGCCGCCGAAACGGTCTTGTCTGGCGAACAACTGCAGTCCCAGTCGGACATTGAGCTTGATCTGCAGGCGGCACACATTAAGAATGCCAATTACCGCTTCCGTATCACGGATCAATCAAAGATTACCCAGTTGAACAGCTTTGGCGAACCAATGTCCTTAGGTGGTGATGCAGCTGCCAATAATGTACAAATGGCAGCGGACGAAACGATTGCCGCGTTGAATGGCGGCGCAGTTGGcgatgctgctgctcctggagGCGCCGAGGAGGGAGCGGCCACTCCCAACTCCTATCTGAGTGCAGCACCGACGCCCAAGGCGCTGCGCCTCTTTAAGGATGTCTACCCACAGGATGACCTACCGCAGATACCCAAGTACGAGCGTCTTCCAGCACCATGTCCGCAAATGGAGAAGATCATTAGCATACGGCGGCGGATGCATGATCCTACACACTCCTACGATTGGTTGCCCCGCCTCAGCAAGGAGAACTTCAATGCGGCGCCAGTGACCTGTTTCCCCCATGCGCCTGGATGCGAGGTATGGGACAATCTGGGCGTGGGCATGAAGGTGGAGGTGGAGAACACCGACTGCGATAGCATCGAGGTTATTCAGCCGGGACAGACGCCTACCTCGTTCTGGGTGGCCACCATCCTGGAGATCAAGGGCTACAAGGCCTTGATGAGTTACGAGGGATTCGATACGGACTCGCACGACTTTTGGGTGAATCTCTGCAACGCCGAGGTGCATTCGGTGGGCTGGTGTGCCACCCGAGGCAAGCCCCTCATCCCGCCCCGCACCATCGAGCATAAGTACAAGGACTGGAAGGACTTCCTGGTCGGCCGCCTATCCGGAGCCCGCACTCTTCCCTCCAATTTCTACAACAAAATCAACGACAGCCTGCAGTCGCGCTTTCGCCTTGGCCTGAATCTCGAGTGCGTTGACAAGGATCGCATTTCGCAGGTGCGTCTGGCCACCGTCACCAAGATCGTGGGCAAGCGCCTCTTCCTGCGCTACTTCGACTCCGACGACGGCTTCTGGTGCCACGAGGATTCGCCCATCATCCACCCAGTGGGCTGGGCAACCACAGTGGGTCATAATCTGGCCGCCCCTCAGGACTATTTGGAGCGCATGTTGG cTGGCCGCGAAGCCATGATCGAGGTTCATGAGGACGACGCCACCATTGAGCTGTTCAAGATGAACTTCACCTTTGACGAATACTATAGTGACGGCAAGACCAACAGCTTTGTGGAGGGCATGAAGCTGGAGGCGGTGGACCCACTCAATCTCTCTTCTATTTGCCCGGCCACCGTAATGGCAGTTCTCAAATTTGGATACATGATGATACGCATTGATTCCTATCAGCCGGATGCCTCAGGGTCGGATTG GTTCTGCTACCATGAAAAGAGTCCGTGCATCTTTCCGGCTGGATTCTGCTCTTCCAACAGCATTTCGGTGACGCCTCCGAATGGCTACGACTCGCATACGTTTACCTGGGAGGGTTACCTACGTGACACAGGAGCAGTGGCCGCAAGCCAGCATCTTTTCCACCGAGTAGTGCCCGACCACGGATTTGTGATGGGCATGAGTCTAGAGTGTGCAGATCTAATGGATCCCCGGCTCGTCTGTGTGGCCACGGTGGCGCGAGTTGTGGGTCGCCTGCTTAAGGTGCACTTTGACGGATGGACGGACGAGTACGACCAGTGGTTGGACTGCGAATCGGCCGATATATATCCAGTTGGCTGGTGTGTATTGGTCAACCATAAGCTGGAGGGACCGCCGAGGGTGGCACAGCAGCAAGCTCCAAAACCTGCCCCAAAGGCCAAGATACAGCGGAAGCGGAAGCCCAAGAAAGGAGCAGTCGGGGGCAAGACGCCAAACGATAACACACAGTCTG TCAAATCACGTACAATTGCGCTAAAGACCACGCCGCACTTGCCCAAACTGAGCATTAAACTCGAACTGAAGCCGGAGCATCACAATGCTGCCTTTTACGAGAACAATCAGCCAGAGGAAGACGGCGAGGAGGAGGATCCCGATGCAGATGGCGATGGAGATGGCGACGGGAGCACCAGCCACATATCCGAGCAGTCGACCACACAGTCCTCCAGTGATCAGATCGCAGGATCTGGCTGTGGAAGTGGTTCCGCTTCGCTGGTAACTCTCGCCACGGGCAGCAACAAAATGGTAAAGAAATCTTCCACTACTAAATCTCCTGCGCCACCAACTGTGGGCCGCAAAGCCACTAGCTACATTGCG AACTCCTCTGCGAcgaataataaatacattccGCGTCTGGCTGACATCGATTCGAGTGAGGCGCACTTGGAGTTGGCACCGGATTCATGGAACGTATATGACGTGTCCCAGTTCTTGCGCGTGAACGATTGCACAGCTCACTGCGACACTTTTAGCCGAAACAAGATCGATGGGAAGCGACTGCTGCAGCTGACCAAGGACGACATAATGCCACTCTTAGGCATGAAGGTGGGACCTGCACTAAAAATCTCCGACCTTATTGCCCAGCTTAAGTGCAAAGTTAATCCGGGAAGGTCCAGATCACACAAGACCAACAAATCGCCGTTTTTATAG